A genomic stretch from Desulfatitalea tepidiphila includes:
- a CDS encoding universal stress protein, giving the protein MRKIERIMVAVDLSDYSLPSVQYAMQLAQALGAEIILVNVYNQRDISAIRTATDAYYDPGFFDKVVEENKTFRRNQLDNLVEQAGAQDLVKRKLVRIGVPHQELLTAIKEEKADMLVMGTKGRSNLADTIVGSVARKMVHSSPIPLVTLPPGAVG; this is encoded by the coding sequence ATGCGAAAAATTGAAAGAATTATGGTGGCGGTCGATCTGTCGGACTATTCACTTCCATCGGTACAGTACGCCATGCAGCTGGCCCAGGCCCTGGGCGCCGAGATCATTCTGGTGAACGTTTATAACCAGCGTGATATCAGTGCCATCAGAACGGCCACGGATGCCTATTACGATCCCGGCTTTTTCGACAAAGTGGTGGAAGAGAACAAGACCTTCAGGCGCAATCAATTGGATAATCTCGTGGAACAGGCCGGGGCCCAGGATCTCGTCAAACGCAAATTGGTGCGCATCGGCGTTCCGCATCAGGAACTGCTCACCGCGATCAAAGAGGAAAAAGCCGATATGCTGGTGATGGGAACCAAGGGACGATCCAATCTGGCCGATACCATCGTCGGGTCGGTTGCGCGCAAAATGGTTCACAGCAGCCCGATCCCCCTGGTTACCCTGCCGCCGGGAGCGGTTGGATAG
- a CDS encoding universal stress protein has protein sequence MPDKPIERILVALDGSDRSVRTVKYLAGLTALVNAEVRLFHVFRKVPESHYDLAREPAAIHISGQLLGWEQHQRQLIEKHMERCRRILITANFDPERVKTVIHDRQHGVARDLIAAVANARKPYDAVVIRRRGMGRLAGVVIGSVAFKVLDGLHMAPLVFAGRKPDNKKILIGMDLSDNAMRAVDFVGRMTQGRGYTIALAVVVRRNGASVVGEGAETDVKAYENALEEAFEKARKCLAPYGYDGEKIDSRIIRNKPSRAGALVEFAEADNYNTIVVGRKGVTNLDDFLIGRVSHKILHVGRKHNVWIVN, from the coding sequence ATGCCTGACAAACCCATAGAAAGGATCCTCGTGGCCCTGGACGGGTCGGATCGTAGCGTGCGAACCGTAAAATACCTGGCAGGCTTGACGGCCTTGGTCAATGCCGAGGTCCGTCTGTTCCATGTCTTCAGAAAAGTCCCCGAAAGTCACTACGATCTGGCCAGGGAACCGGCGGCCATACACATTTCCGGGCAACTGCTGGGATGGGAGCAGCACCAGCGGCAACTCATCGAAAAGCACATGGAGAGATGCCGGAGGATTTTGATCACCGCCAATTTCGATCCCGAGCGGGTAAAAACGGTTATCCACGATCGCCAGCACGGAGTGGCGCGGGACCTCATCGCAGCGGTGGCCAATGCCCGCAAGCCTTACGATGCGGTTGTTATCAGGCGCCGCGGCATGGGACGCCTGGCCGGGGTCGTCATCGGCAGCGTGGCGTTTAAGGTGCTCGACGGCCTCCACATGGCACCGCTGGTGTTCGCAGGCCGCAAACCGGACAACAAGAAGATATTGATCGGTATGGATTTGTCGGATAATGCCATGCGGGCGGTGGATTTTGTCGGCCGGATGACCCAGGGCCGCGGCTACACGATTGCCCTGGCCGTGGTGGTGCGTCGGAACGGCGCCTCCGTGGTGGGGGAGGGCGCCGAGACGGACGTCAAAGCCTACGAAAATGCCCTGGAAGAAGCATTTGAAAAGGCGAGAAAGTGTTTGGCCCCCTATGGCTATGATGGGGAAAAGATCGACAGCCGTATCATCAGGAACAAGCCCAGTCGCGCCGGCGCGCTGGTTGAGTTCGCCGAGGCCGACAATTACAACACCATCGTCGTCGGCCGTAAGGGCGTGACCAACCTCGATGACTTTCTCATCGGTCGGGTCAGTCACAAGATTCTGCATGTTGGCAGAAAGCATAATGTATGGATCGTCAATTAA